A genomic region of Raphanus sativus cultivar WK10039 chromosome 6, ASM80110v3, whole genome shotgun sequence contains the following coding sequences:
- the LOC130494737 gene encoding SHUGOSHIN 2-like produces the protein MNPDNKSPVSGDHMSKKAASAGPIKPTVESGVSSANSVSVSPVTEKRNGKSVVCSDVPIKGRSGTGVPSAKTSQLVFFRDVKFGPQETQLRFRLIHFWEARNVLTKNLICLEMLMIDEQVYSAIFRNPFCVLTHIVSFLASESSIVKPIQVKESANSRSSRKVSRVIDTTVIPEVTCQTEDDVEKGVVSHGENQTVDNIINKKFVAANPVKDSLHSKRLSVQRKSIRFAVQETQQTETKVTKEIARLSLRRRSARLRPEEAEPCKSFHERGEVRETTKRRSLVSEGSRSEALEPSESGHDTSNTNGKHRVSTRMRSTKGKCQTASDTNGANKDIVTECDLLPSTVSQGDHERESKNKPRTSVGRRPSRHAAEKVQSYREVSLNVKMRRNF, from the exons ATGAATCCCGACAACAAAAGCCCTGTTTCCGGCGACCATATGTCGAAGAAAGCAGCTTCCGCCGGCCCGATCAAACCTACTGTTGAATCTGGTGTCTCTTCAGCCAactctgtctctgtctctcctGTTACCGAGAAACGAAACGGCAAGTCCGTTGTGTGTTCCGATGTGCCGATCAAAGGTAGGAGTGGAACCGGTGTCCCCTCCGCAAAAACTTCTCAACTGGTGTTCTTTAGAGATGTCAAGTTCGGTCCACAGGAAACCCAGCTAAGGTTTCGATTGATTCATTTTTGGGAAGCGCGTAACGTCCTCACGAAGAACCTTATTTGTCTTGAAATGCTTATGATTGATGAGCAGGTATATTCAGCTAT ctTCAGAAACCCTTTTTGTGTACTTACCCATATCGTTTCATTTTTAGCTTCAGAAAGCTCTATCGTTAAGCCAATACAGGTTAAAGAGAGCGCAAACAGCAGAAGTTCCAG GAAAGTTTCTAGAGTCATAGATACTACTGTTATCCCCGAAGTGACCTGTCAGACTGAAGATGACGTTGAAAAGGGGGTTGTCTCTCATGGGGAAAACCAAACTGTTGACAATATTATCAACAAGAAGTTTGTTGCAGCTAACCCCGTAAAAGACAGTCTGCATAGCAAGAG GCTATCCGTACAAAGGAAATCTATCAGGTTTGCTGTTCAAGAAACTCAACAAACGGAAACTAAAGTAACTAAAGAAATAGCAAG GCTCTCTTTGAGAAGACGGTCTGCTCGGTTAAGGCCCGAAGAAGCTGAACCATGTAAAAGCTTTCATGAGAGAGGCGAAGTCAGGGAGACGACCAAGAGGAGAAG CTTAGTAAGCGAAGGATCAAGATCTGAAGCTTTAGAACCATCTGAAAGCGGACATGACACATCTAATACAAACGGGAAACACAG AGTGTCGACTAGAATGCGATCAACAAAGGGTAAATGTCAGACAGCTTCAGACACCAATGGAGCCAATAAAGATATAGTGACAGAGTGTGATCTGTTACCATCAACGGTGTCTCAGGGGGACCATGAAAGAGAATCAAAGAACAAGCCAAGAACATCTGTGGGAAGAAGACCATCGAGACATGCAGCAGAGAAAGTTCAATCATACAGAGAAGTCTCACTTAATGTGAAGATGCGGCGAAACTTCTGA